From the genome of Candidatus Hydrogenedentota bacterium:
CATGATCAGATGGTGCAGGCTGCGCGTTCGGGTGTTCAAAATATTGCGGAAGGGAGCGTGGCGAGCGGTACTTCCAAGAAAACGGAACTTAAGTTAACGAATGTTGCCAAAGCGAGCCTCGCGGAATTACGTTTGGACTATGAAGATTTTTTGCGTCAACAGGGATTGAAGTTTTGGTCGAAGGATGATCCGCGATGCGCGTCATTGGTTGTGTGTCGTTGTCGCAATGCTGACGATGTGGCTCTTTGGATTAAACAAACTTGTGCGCGCTATGATCAGGAAGAAAAGCAGGGCGAGACACATTTATCTTTACCACCGAAGCGATCTCTTTACGCCGAATATTCGGCCAATGCCGCAGTGGTTTTGATCGGCGTAGCGACAGCGTTGTTAAAACGCCAGTTGGATTCCCTCGCCGACGCCTTCGGCTCCGAAGGCGGTTTCACGGAGCGCCTGTATCGCAGCCGTACGCAGCGCAAGGAGCGTTCATAAAAGGAAACACCTTAGACCGCTGCGTCGACAATATCTTCGTTTTTTGTCCATCCCGTCCATCCTGTCCATCCTGTCCATCCTTTGAAATGTGTGTTAGCGCTCTTTTGTCGGCTTGGTGTATTGTAGGGGGAAGGGGATAATGAATTGAATCCTTTGTAAAAAAAGAATACACTTTGGGAGAATTCAACGAAGAAGGAAAGACTGTGGACCAAGCTAAACCATCCAACAACCGGGTAACGCCTCAAGAAGGAACGGGTGAACTGTCCCGCTTCGCCATGATTTTTGCGAGCGGTACCTTGGTCAGCCGTGTGCTCGGACTTGCGCGGGATGTGGTCTTTGCCCATACGATACCGGGCCGTCCGCTGGGCGCCTTCCTCTTCGCTTTTAGTCTGCCCAATATGCTGCGTGACATGCTCGGTGAAGGGGCTGTGAACGCCGCGCTTGTGCCTGTGTTCAGCGTTGAACAGGAAAAATCTGATGCGGCGGGATATCGCGAAGCCGTTTCAGCCGTCATGTCCATGATGCTGCTCCTCTTCGTTGTCATTACGGTTATTGGTATTGTACTCATGCCGCTGGTACCGGGGGCGCTCGCCTCGCTGGAAGCATTCACGGGCAAAACAATGCCCCAATCGGAAACAGAGCTGCACGATACGGTGCGCTTGATGCAATGGACTTTTCCCTATCTCTTTTTCATCGGCGTTGCCGTCTTTGCCATGGCGCCCCTTTTTGTAGCAAAGCGCTATGGCACGCCCTCGTGGGCGCCCGTGGTGCTCAATCTCGCCTTCATCTTTTGCGCGTATTTCTTGCGTCATCGTTTTGAAAATCCCGCTTGGGCATTGGTCATTGGCGTATGGGTGGGCGGCCTCGCACAAATGGCGGTACTCTGGATCGATATGTTATTTCATGTGGGCGTCGTGCTGCCCTCGTTTCGATTGCGCCATGCCGCTGTGCTGCGTACCTTCTGGCTGCTCTTGCCGGTGATCATCGGTCAGGCTGCCGGTGAGGTCAATAAATTGGTGGATCGTTTTTTTGCCATGTCTCTCGGCGAGGATAAGGTCTTGGCGCTGTACATTTCGAATCGGCTCGTTCAGCTGCCCTTATCCATATTCGGTATTGCTGTGGCGGTGTCGATCCTGCCCGCTTTGTCGCGCGCCCATGGGCAAGGTGATGAGCCCAAGCAACAGTACTTACTCCGATACGGCCTGCGTCAATCCTTGTTCTTATGTCTGCCGGCGGCGGCGGTGCTGCTCGTGTTGCGCCGGCCCATCATCCAGCTCTTGTTCCAACGCGGTGAATTTGGCGCTGACGCCACAGCTTTGGCTGCCGGGGCGCTGCTCTATGCTGCGCCGGGTCTGGTTGCCTTTACTTGGGTGAAAGTGATGGTGCAGGGCTTTTATGCACGGCACGACACGCGGACGCCTGTCATTGTCGCCACGACTGCCATGCTTTTGAATATTGTTATGAATATGGCGCTCGTTCGCCCCATGGGCTATCAGGGACTCGCCTTATCGACCAGCATTTCCTTTACCCTAAATTTTTTGGCGCTCTTCTTTCTCTATGGCCGCGGCGAGCGCCGCCTGTGGACAGCTTCCTTGCTGCGCGCTGTTGCGTCCATGGCGTTCGGTACTGCAGCCTTGGCGCTTGTCGCCTATCTGACGCTGAGCGTGCTCACACAGTATTGGCAGGACCCTTCTTGGACGCTGCATTTGGTCATCGTGGGCTGTGCCGCCCTCGCCGGTGCGCTGAGTTATGCCGCTGTCTGCGCCGTGCTGCGCGTTCCGGAGCTGGGTCAGCTGCTCCGCCGTTTCCGCAGAGCATGAGCTCTTTCCCGCGGGGAGCTGGCGTTCCTTCGGCGTGTAAAGCATTACGCTCAGAGCGCTCAAGCTTACGCTTCTGATGGTGACCCAGTATCGGTTCCGCTGTGAATCGGTCCTGTTTTTGGCTGTACGGGACGCCATCGTTGCGGCTTGGTTATTTGCCTAATTGTTGGATCTGCGCGAGATAAGGATAGCCGCCGTTTTCTTTACCGTCGGTGTCACGAATCCATTTTTCTGTAAAGTCCCATTTCACATAGGTCGTTGGGTCATAAGGGGCGGTCATCTGTGCGGTGCTCCGTCCTTCGCCGCCGGCGCTGGTTGCTTGGTGCGAACCTTCTGTATCCCAATAGCAATGGGGCGCGGTGCCATCCACATTAATTGCGATGAGCCCGCCCACCTTCTCGTTGCCGGTAACGGTGCCTGCCCCGTAGCAGCAGCTGAGGGTGCCTTGTTCTCCATTGACAGCAATGAGCCCGCCCACGTAACCATCACCGCTCACGGCGCCGGTGGCATAGGCGTTTGTCAAGGTACCGAAGTTTGCCGCGATGAGTCCGGCCACGCCGGACTCGCCGCAGATGGTACCCGTGGCATAGACCTGTGAAAGGCTTCCGTGGTTTGCCGCGACAAGCCCTGCCACGCCAACGCTTCCGGTGACTGCGCCGGCGGCAGCGCAGCAGATGACTTCGCCTTTGTTCTCGGCGATAAGTCCGCCCAGGATTTTTTCTGCCGTGACCGTGCAGGCGCTACGGGCATGGGTAACCTTTCCCCTGTTTTCTGCGATGAGTCCGCCCACACATTTCTCGCCCTTCACCATACCTGCGGCATTAACCTTGGTAACGGTACCCTTATTTAGCGCAACAAGTCCGGCGCCATGATAGGTTGCAGTGACCGCGGCGGCAGCCGTGCAATCCTCTATGACGCCTGCTTCGAGCCATCCCACGAGTCCGCCAACATAGCGGCGGCCTGT
Proteins encoded in this window:
- the murJ gene encoding murein biosynthesis integral membrane protein MurJ — protein: MDQAKPSNNRVTPQEGTGELSRFAMIFASGTLVSRVLGLARDVVFAHTIPGRPLGAFLFAFSLPNMLRDMLGEGAVNAALVPVFSVEQEKSDAAGYREAVSAVMSMMLLLFVVITVIGIVLMPLVPGALASLEAFTGKTMPQSETELHDTVRLMQWTFPYLFFIGVAVFAMAPLFVAKRYGTPSWAPVVLNLAFIFCAYFLRHRFENPAWALVIGVWVGGLAQMAVLWIDMLFHVGVVLPSFRLRHAAVLRTFWLLLPVIIGQAAGEVNKLVDRFFAMSLGEDKVLALYISNRLVQLPLSIFGIAVAVSILPALSRAHGQGDEPKQQYLLRYGLRQSLFLCLPAAAVLLVLRRPIIQLLFQRGEFGADATALAAGALLYAAPGLVAFTWVKVMVQGFYARHDTRTPVIVATTAMLLNIVMNMALVRPMGYQGLALSTSISFTLNFLALFFLYGRGERRLWTASLLRAVASMAFGTAALALVAYLTLSVLTQYWQDPSWTLHLVIVGCAALAGALSYAAVCAVLRVPELGQLLRRFRRA
- a CDS encoding four helix bundle protein, which gives rise to MESNKTGRPEKDQDYSVIPKHGGFRKLKSFQVAQLVYDVTVRFCDRYIDKRSRTHDQMVQAARSGVQNIAEGSVASGTSKKTELKLTNVAKASLAELRLDYEDFLRQQGLKFWSKDDPRCASLVVCRCRNADDVALWIKQTCARYDQEEKQGETHLSLPPKRSLYAEYSANAAVVLIGVATALLKRQLDSLADAFGSEGGFTERLYRSRTQRKERS